ATCACGGGACCGATAATCAAATAGCTCCTGCCAACTGTTCTGATCCAGGATGTAGCCGGCCGGGTCGGCGATATAGCGGTCAATTGCCTGACGATAGATGTGGACGATACGGCTGATGAAGTCGGCTGTTCGCATACGGCCTTCTATTTTAAATGAGCAAACTCCTGACTGAATCAATTCCGGCAACGCGGTGTACATGCACATATCTTTTAAGGCCAATTTATAGGGGCCGGGATCTGCGGCAGGGACTGCCGTGCCTGTCGTCCTATCAATAAGCTGATAAGGCCAGCGGCAAGGTTTGAGACAGCGGCCGCGGTTGGAACTTTGCCCGAATAAGACCCCGGAATGAAAACATTGCCCGCTATGGGCGATGCACATGTCGCCGTGAATGAAATATTCCAGTTCGATACCTGTGCGTTCTTTCAGCAAGCTAAGTTGGCTAAGGGAAAGCTCACGGTTTACCACCACCCTGGTAATACCGTATTCTTTAAGCGCATGGATGGCATGCTCGTTATGGGTGTTCATCATAACCGAGGCATGGAGCGGAACGGTTATGTCCATTTCCCGGGCAAGCACAAGAATTGCCAGATCTTGTATGATCAGGGAGTCGGGCCGGATTTCGTTTAAAAACTTGAGATAATCCCGTATTGCCGGAATTTCCCGCTCGCTGATAAGATTGTTTACTGTAACATACAGGCGAACATTATGTTTATGGGCATATTTAACTGCTTGTACCAGTTTTTTGTCATCAAAATTAACATCGGTCCGGTGCAGCCGCATATTGAAGCGTTTACCGCCCAAATATATGGCATCGGCGCCGGCGGCCACGGCGGATTCGAGAACTTCCCAGGTTCCGGCGGGAGCTAATAATTCAACCGATTCAGATGTCAACAGCATGGGTTTCATCTCCGTTTGTTCCATCATTTAATACATTTAAAAAAAGACTTCTTTTGCCGCCGCTATCAGATCGCTGGCGATATTAATCCCCAGATTTTGGGCAACAAAAGAATTTAGGTGAATTTCCGGTTTTTCCACAATGCTTACCGGAATTGTTCCGGGTGCGGCGCCGGCTAATATTTGTCCGGCTTTGACGGCTGAGGCCCGTCCCAATTCAGAGTGGTTGGCTACCAGCGCGCCAATAGCACCGGCGGGCACGTTGGGAGCGTGGGAAGCTATGACCGGCAAGGTGGCGACGTCAGTGTAATAAACAACAGAAGGAAAGTTTTCTTCCACAATGCGTCCGATTGGCAAAAACAGGACATCGATGTCAGACGTCAGCAATTCCGGAAGGTTGGACAGATCTTCCGGCTTATTTATTGGTATTTCAATAACCGGGTATCTATTTTGCGCGGCGTCGCGAAAGTTTCCTGCTTCAACGAGGGCGTTGCTGTCACCTGTATGGTACAGCATGCCGATGTTTTTAGCCTGCGGCAGTAGGCCGGCAATAAACTCTACTTTGGCTGCTGCCGGAACCATCCCTGAGACACCTGTAGCTTTTCCCCCCGGCCAGTCCAAACTGGCGGCGAGACCGGCTCCAACCGGATCAAAAACCGGTGTAAATACTACCGGGATGCTGCCGGGAAGATTCACTGCCGCCTGGGCGGCGGGGGTTGAACAGGCAAATATCAGATCGACGTTGCGCTCAGCCAGCTTTTTTGCCAGAGGCGCAAGGTCGGCAAGGGCGCCGTCGGCATTGAGATAAAAGAAATCAGCGGTTATACCAGCCT
This window of the Methylomusa anaerophila genome carries:
- a CDS encoding ABC transporter substrate-binding protein, translating into MYHIGILQLTQNLDDAVNGFKDGLTEAGITADFFYLNADGALADLAPLAKKLAERNVDLIFACSTPAAQAAVNLPGSIPVVFTPVFDPVGAGLAASLDWPGGKATGVSGMVPAAAKVEFIAGLLPQAKNIGMLYHTGDSNALVEAGNFRDAAQNRYPVIEIPINKPEDLSNLPELLTSDIDVLFLPIGRIVEENFPSVVYYTDVATLPVIASHAPNVPAGAIGALVANHSELGRASAVKAGQILAGAAPGTIPVSIVEKPEIHLNSFVAQNLGINIASDLIAAAKEVFF